The Streptomyces sp. NBC_01244 genome contains a region encoding:
- a CDS encoding ABC transporter ATP-binding protein, protein MTITDHARQSTDGLKRYTHDHRVPYTDPGDPECRSPWHYLWWLVRMQRGRVLLGSLWSTLWMCALMLPPYFLQQAIDQGLGKRDTDALLLWAAATLVTGAGIAWLGILRHRTMTLVRVDGSYRTTQLLVRQVARLGAVLPQRVSTGELAQLQTGDTIRIAMTLTIAGPGVGSVLAYAITAVLLSTISGVLAAVVLLGVPLLAVTVGPLLGKLHGAEGDYRDRQAQLTARMGDIVSGLGVLGGLGGKATFNKRFRDQSQALLPDAYRVAGFTTWVQGFGAGLPLVFLAAVTWISARMAADGSISIGGMVAVYGYVAALLVPVAFFIEGAGDLPRGLVAARRVIGILSLAPVIENGGDRPAPAGPAVLHDPASGLDLPSGQMSALVSARLDEARAVVDRIARFTESDATWGGVPLSAIDLAEVRRRIMPADNDAHLFSGTIGSAVRVRPELSPEEITAAVHTAAATDILDLEPGGLSARLDDGARNFSGGQAQRLRLVRALLADPEVLLLVEPTSALDAHTEAVVAERLRTARREATTLVVSTSPLMLNQAAQVSYLVDGKVVAVGTHSELLASQPNYRALTMRGAENDEAPSPIKRLTTGADR, encoded by the coding sequence ATGACCATCACGGACCATGCTCGGCAGTCCACCGACGGACTCAAGCGGTACACCCACGACCACCGGGTGCCGTACACAGACCCGGGAGACCCCGAGTGCCGCAGCCCCTGGCACTACCTGTGGTGGCTGGTCAGGATGCAGCGCGGACGGGTCCTGCTCGGCTCCCTGTGGAGCACGCTGTGGATGTGCGCGCTCATGCTGCCTCCCTACTTCCTGCAACAGGCCATCGACCAAGGGCTGGGGAAGCGGGACACCGACGCGCTCCTGCTGTGGGCTGCGGCAACCCTGGTCACCGGCGCAGGCATCGCCTGGCTTGGCATCCTGCGGCACCGAACCATGACCCTGGTACGGGTGGACGGCTCCTACCGGACCACTCAGCTACTCGTCCGTCAGGTGGCACGGCTCGGCGCCGTCCTGCCGCAACGGGTGTCCACCGGTGAGCTGGCCCAGCTGCAGACCGGGGACACGATCCGGATCGCCATGACGCTGACCATCGCCGGCCCGGGCGTCGGCTCGGTCCTCGCGTACGCGATCACCGCCGTTCTGCTCTCCACCATCTCGGGCGTCCTGGCCGCCGTCGTGCTGCTCGGCGTCCCACTGCTGGCGGTGACGGTGGGACCGCTGCTCGGCAAACTGCACGGCGCGGAGGGGGACTACCGGGACCGCCAGGCGCAACTGACCGCGCGGATGGGCGACATAGTCTCGGGCCTCGGCGTGCTCGGCGGCCTCGGAGGCAAGGCGACCTTCAACAAGCGGTTCCGCGACCAGTCGCAGGCGCTGCTGCCGGACGCCTACCGCGTGGCCGGCTTCACCACCTGGGTCCAGGGCTTCGGGGCCGGCCTCCCGCTGGTCTTCCTGGCCGCGGTCACCTGGATCAGCGCCCGGATGGCAGCGGACGGCTCCATCAGCATCGGCGGCATGGTGGCCGTGTACGGCTACGTCGCCGCGCTCCTGGTGCCGGTCGCGTTCTTCATCGAGGGGGCCGGCGACCTGCCCCGCGGTCTGGTGGCCGCCCGCCGCGTGATCGGTATCCTGTCTCTCGCGCCCGTGATCGAGAACGGCGGCGATCGGCCCGCCCCGGCCGGACCGGCGGTCCTGCACGACCCCGCCTCCGGGCTCGATTTGCCCTCCGGGCAGATGTCGGCACTGGTGTCCGCCCGGTTGGACGAGGCCCGCGCCGTGGTCGACCGGATCGCCCGGTTCACCGAGTCCGACGCGACCTGGGGCGGTGTGCCGCTGTCCGCGATCGACCTGGCCGAGGTGCGTCGGCGGATCATGCCGGCCGACAACGACGCCCACCTGTTCTCCGGGACCATCGGCAGCGCGGTGCGGGTACGCCCTGAGCTGTCGCCGGAGGAGATCACCGCGGCTGTTCACACCGCGGCGGCCACGGATATCCTCGACCTCGAACCCGGCGGGCTGTCCGCCCGGCTCGACGACGGGGCCCGCAACTTCTCCGGTGGTCAGGCCCAACGCCTGCGCCTGGTCCGGGCACTGCTGGCCGACCCCGAGGTGCTGCTGCTCGTCGAGCCGACCTCCGCCCTCGACGCGCACACGGAGGCCGTGGTGGCCGAGCGGCTGCGCACGGCCCGCCGCGAAGCGACCACACTCGTCGTCAGCACCTCCCCCCTGATGCTCAACCAAGCCGCACAGGTCTCGTACCTGGTCGACGGCAAAGTGGTCGCGGTCGGGACGCACAGCGAACTGCTGGCCTCCCAACCAAACTACCGCGCCCTGACCATGCGGGGGGCCGAGAACGACGAGGCCCCCTCCCCGATCAAGCGACTGACGACTGGAGCCGACCGATGA